The nucleotide sequence CATTACTAGTGTTAAATGGTAGCAACACCAGAAAAATAGATGTAGtggataacattttaaaatacattatgtcGACCGGTCTTGCAGTCGGCACAGAAAGTCACAAAAACGTAAAACACCGTCGcagatatgaaaaaaatcgtTGTATTGTCCAAAGTGCTGCTTTTGCCTTCGGCTTCTACCATTGCGTCATCAAAAGAGGGGCCGTTGCAAAAATTAGTGGCGCATCTGGTTAGACACGTCATATTATTTCCATTAAATACGCATGCCGTCTCGTTGTTGGTGGTCAGTGCAGACAAACGCTTATTAGTCGACCCTTGGCCATCACTGCAGTCACGTATATGGGAGAAGACTCcgcctaaaataaataaaataaaatgatatggagccattttgtttttgtatagcACTTATGAATCGAAAGACAAACACGGACACAAATGCAAACGTGTGCAAACACGGAAACAAGTACAACACAAATATATGTCAACTCCGTCCTATTATTTCTTAGTCGGTTACTCTAAAATTTACTACATGGCTCAAGACTTCAGATTGCTCCCGTTTGATCGAGATTGTCCAAAAAAAGAGTGCATGTGGTCAAGATCTTACATGTATTAAAGTTGAaagaaagagaagaaacaggtgcTCTTATTGCATAGAACTTAACATAagttgacactgtattgcaaaggTTGATAGTTTCCAGTGTAAATTTTGGAAAACTGATCATAGCCTGTGGAACTCCgtaaaatttatttgtttgcagCATACATTCATGGCCCGAGGGTTATGTTTTTCTACACTTGCCAAACGCCGAATTGGTCAACTTTATGTTTCTTTGTCATTAAATGTTGTGTCTTGGATATTTCTACAGCAGCCAgtaacttgttttttttctgtataatgTGGACTGTTTCGAAGTTAAAAGCTAGGTTgttgtctatatgaaacattaaCTAAAATAACTGAGGTCGTATACCATAtatactgctgctgatgctTCAGTTGCTGTTTAATGATAATGCTTCTGCTGCTCCTACTGCTCCTACCTCTGCTGCTTCTGATGAAAATGACGTTGATGAtaatgctgatgatgatgaagaagatgatgaacagttaataaacataattaataatatatgcatacCATTTATGGCAATCGTCTCAATGACACAGCTAGTGTTGTATGGGGCGGTGCATCTCTTCAGAAAGGAAAGTTCGCCCTTaccttataaatataaattaatacatacacccAATCCCACCAGACACAGTTTTACTGTTAAGGTAACAAACCTAAAGAAAGAGCAATGTCCGTGAGTGGCAATTAATATGACAAGCATTCTTACAACGATAGTTATAGAAATGATTATTTAGATATATGATGTACAAATAAAGTCGTCAATTCATCAAGCCATTGATAGGTTTGTGTATACCACATCATCCA is from Mya arenaria isolate MELC-2E11 chromosome 9, ASM2691426v1 and encodes:
- the LOC128203778 gene encoding uncharacterized protein LOC128203778, with protein sequence MKWYTTFFIGLILNWREAAFSSVLEDGNLYCFACFATKSNSKCDDYKAYKDAIHGKGELSFLKRCTAPYNTSCVIETIAINGGVFSHIRDCSDGQGSTNKRLSALTTNNETACVFNGNNMTCLTRCATNFCNGPSFDDAMVEAEGKSSTLDNTTIFFISATVFYVFVTFCADCKTGRHNVF